In Fusarium musae strain F31 chromosome 7, whole genome shotgun sequence, a single window of DNA contains:
- a CDS encoding hypothetical protein (EggNog:ENOG41), giving the protein MSTNTELPPPDKLEPDLRGGKAIFFTLDTLFNRDFATERGLIRFKQLIPDLRDKSMDELKRAYHDGMAAAYLNHIHSQLSALGCHPTQGPVDKVEMMFRELNLEPPSRSDTYLIGREFGTEFNRNRFEVAGASETLAQLKSLDYAIVVADDDLEWDAVKDLNFWQYVDANIITKDPVMRKPDLRVFKRALDACGVSPKNAVIVGCSVEKDIAGIINAEAEPILYMPKQNSMEMKVQGTRVLVVRSMAELLSEISRRPENRHLEAAQRHQLPPPPSLGHPRMPQASQNQGYANDQNGGPSSQHRHEGMRVNLAGKLHFPAYYLTQVPAMRLHEDTDYQTVVTHLSATKGLHVRYLP; this is encoded by the exons ATGTCTACCAACACAGAGCTGCCTCCTCCAGATAAGCTGGAACCCGATCTCCGAGGCGGCaaggccatcttcttcaccctcgACACCCTCTTCAACCGCGACTTTGCGACCGAACGCGGTCTGATAAGATTCAAGCAACTCATCCCAGACCTTCGAGACAAATCTATGGATGAACTGAAGAGAGCCTATCATGATGGCATGGCCGCTGCGTATCTAAACCACATCCACTCCCAGCTCTCAGCACTAGGCTGTCATCCTACACAAGGTCCGGTGGATaaagttgagatgatgtttcGGGAGCTCAACCTCGAACCGCCGTCGCGGAGTGACACGTACCTCATCGGCAGAGAGTTTGGAACTGAATTCAACCGCAACCGGTTTGAAGTCGCCGGAGCGTCTGAAACCCTTGCGCAGCTGAAGAGTCTCGATTATGCGATTGTTGTTGCCGACGATGATCTTGAGTGGGATGCCGTGAAAGATCTCAACTTCTGGCAGTACGTTGATGCCAATATCATTACGAAAGATCCGGTGATGCGCAAGCCAGACCTCAGGGTGTTCAAAAGGGCTTTGGATGCTTGCGGAGTATCTCCGAAAAATGCTGTCATCGTTGGGTGTTCGGTAGAGAAGGACATTGCTGGTATTATTAATGCTGAGGCGGAGCCCATATTGTACATGCCAAAGCAGAATTCCATGGAAATGAAGGTTCAGGGCACGCGTGTCTTGGTTGTTCGTAGCATGGCTGAGCTATTGTCGGAGATAAGCCGTCGACCTGAGAACAGGCATCTCGAAGCGGCCCAACGCCATCAGCTACCTCCTCCACCTTCCCTAGGTCACCCACGAATGCCACAAGCATCACAGAACCAGGGATACGCGAATGATCAGAACGGTGGACCCTCAAGCCAACATCGCCATGAAG GCATGCGAGTCAATCTTGCGGGAAAGCTCCACTTTCCCGCATACTATCTCACCCAGGTTCCAGCAATGAGACTCCACGAAGACACAGACTACCAGACCGTGGTCACCCACCTAAGTGCCACGAAAGGGCTGCATGTCCGGTACCTACCTTGA
- a CDS encoding hypothetical protein (EggNog:ENOG41): protein MQFLSITSLLALATLASAKLHSQAVCVTNRRYDPIGGTSWSPSYNWKVNYEILPDATNCACAYYKNRNTGNNQWDKCPDCKFVGNPSCKCLDGMRC, encoded by the exons atGCAGTTCCTCAGCATTACCTCtctcctcgccctcgcaACTCT CGCTTCAGCAAAGCTCCACAGCCAAGCTGTCTGCGTCACCAACCGTCGCTACGACCCCATCGGAGGAACATCATGGAGCCCCAGCTACAACTGGAAAGTCAACTATGAGATTCTCCCCGACGCCACCAACTGCGCCTGCGCCTACTACAAGAACCGCAACACTGGTAACAACCAGTGGGACAAGTGCCCTGATTGTAAATTTGTGGGTAACCCCAGTTGCAAATGTCTTGATGGAATGAGGTGCTAA
- a CDS encoding hypothetical protein (EggNog:ENOG41), which translates to MIAPQFILLSLAAVASAAPFMTERDLNSTIWTPDHVLKQDEVILYGEGRMEVVHVSVYEKLLESEGINPNTPEIDHDWLKAGSKAVAPRDLKERQSCGATTSYVTDRTQRFVDWDVQMSPVVIGAGSGIDVSVASSFSISNSVSVSAGLDLTAVKDRLGANFGINYSRTWTTQATVTVRGTVRAGETGVVITRPWTNRRYGRAFRGCVGSMQQTGTWMADAHEEGSYEGVRWVAGAITMCIKRQSGIPLSRCNGGGDFR; encoded by the exons ATGATTGCCCCTCAGttcatccttctcagcctggcCGCTGTCGCCAGCGCTGCTCCCTTCATGACAGAGCGCGACCTCAACTCCACCATCTGGACCCCCGACCACGTCCTCAAGCAAGATGAAGTCATCCTCTACGGTGAAGGTCGCA TGGAGGTCGTTCACGTCAGCGTCTATGAGAAACTTCTCGAGTCAGAGGGCATCAACCCCAACACTCCCGAAATCGATCACGACTGGCTCAAAGCCGGCTCCAAGGCTGTCGCACCCCGCGATCTAAAGGAACGTCAGTCCTGCGGTGCCACAACCTCCTACGTAACCGACCGCACCCAGCGCTTCGTCGACTGGGACGTGCAAATGTCCCCCGTCGTGATCGGCGCCGGCAGCGGCATCGACGTCAGCGTTGCTTCGTCCTTCAGCATCTCCAACAGCGTATCCGTCAGTGCAGGTCTCGATCTGACGGCTGTCAAGGACCGTCTCGGCGCTAACTTTGGTATTAACTACTCTCGTACTTGGACTACTCAGGCCACCGTCACTGTCCGCGGTACCGTGCGCGCTGGTGAAACTGGTGTTGTTATCACTCGGCCTTGGACTAACCGTCGTTATGGACGTGCGTTTAGGGGATGTGTTGGGTCTATGCAGCAGACTGGTACGTGGATGGCTGACGCGCATGAGGAGGGGTCTTATGAGGGTGTTAGATGGGTTGCTGGTGCTATTACCATGTGCATCAAGAGACAGAGCGGCATTCCTCTTTCTCGATGCAACGGCGGTGGAGACTTCCGATAA